One region of Chitinophaga varians genomic DNA includes:
- a CDS encoding FecR family protein produces MARKISGEATMEELKELETLLMQFPELQYAFTIVEDIQAVNPANGFTPEEENRLVSEGLDRMNLFLQQSQDTPVVRRMAPWKIIAGMAAMVAVLLSVWALWPVSPDRQAFRNEVVTKTGSKTSVVLPDGTTVVLNACSRLQYDATRFLNGEREVGLTGEAYFDVKHDPAHPFIIRTGPVNIRVLGTVFNVKAYTEDATVETTLLSGKVEVSFPQGSSGQQVVQLQPDQKLVIANHKNQPAQDSKKASFSITPVKNVTAGTVDSPDAEKPTTAWINDRFDFDNVTFEQLSHDLERWYNVTLRFKNDRYKHEVFTGAFRKQGIEDVLQALQLMSGFHYEVNTKDNVIYIW; encoded by the coding sequence ATGGCCAGGAAGATATCCGGCGAGGCCACCATGGAGGAATTGAAAGAACTGGAAACATTGCTGATGCAGTTTCCGGAATTACAATATGCCTTTACCATTGTGGAAGACATACAGGCCGTGAACCCGGCCAACGGTTTCACGCCGGAAGAGGAGAACCGGCTGGTCAGCGAAGGGCTGGACCGCATGAACCTGTTCCTGCAACAGTCGCAGGACACGCCTGTTGTGAGGAGAATGGCCCCGTGGAAAATCATCGCCGGTATGGCCGCTATGGTGGCGGTGTTACTGAGCGTATGGGCGTTGTGGCCTGTATCGCCCGACAGGCAGGCTTTTCGTAATGAAGTAGTTACCAAAACCGGCTCCAAAACCAGTGTGGTACTGCCTGATGGCACTACTGTAGTACTCAATGCCTGTAGCCGCCTGCAATATGATGCTACCCGTTTCCTCAACGGGGAAAGGGAAGTAGGCCTTACAGGAGAAGCCTATTTTGATGTAAAACACGATCCGGCCCATCCGTTTATTATCCGCACAGGACCTGTCAATATCCGCGTATTGGGGACCGTATTTAACGTAAAAGCCTATACGGAGGATGCCACCGTAGAAACCACCCTGCTCAGCGGTAAGGTGGAAGTGAGTTTTCCTCAGGGTAGCAGCGGCCAGCAAGTGGTACAGCTGCAGCCAGACCAGAAACTGGTCATTGCCAATCATAAAAACCAACCGGCACAGGACAGTAAAAAAGCCAGCTTTAGCATTACACCGGTAAAGAATGTCACTGCCGGCACGGTAGACAGTCCGGACGCGGAAAAACCAACCACCGCCTGGATCAACGACCGGTTCGACTTTGACAATGTAACATTTGAGCAGCTGTCGCACGACCTGGAACGATGGTACAATGTAACGCTGCGGTTTAAAAATGACCGTTATAAACACGAAGTATTTACAGGCGCTTTCCGTAAGCAGGGCATCGAAGATGTGTTGCAGGCACTGCAACTGATGTCAGGGTTTCACTACGAAGTGAACACAAAAGATAATGTCATTTATATATGGTAA
- a CDS encoding SusC/RagA family TonB-linked outer membrane protein has product MKLTSVLLCAGFLQLSAHGFSQERLTVNYNNINIGKLLNVIGQKSDYTFVYKNASIPDRKISIAMKDAPVRDILDKALEGTSLGYKIMKDNLIVILEAGETVQNVPIKGRITDEAGNPLIGVTVLVKGTTTGAKTDADGRFKMEVPENAIIEFSYVGYEPLQMKAKEGATFNLALKANSSGLNEVVVVGYGKQKRINLSGAVDAISGKELESRPIANINNGLQGLLPNLNITNDNGRVSSASKFNIRGVTSINSGDPFILVDNIPFTNEEVSRLNPADVESVTVLKDAASAAIYGARAAFGVVLITTKSGKDGRLLVNANTNYAVRTLGLVPKIVTDPLTTMEYKHDAATPLYDLYPAAERAYAQRLKDDPSLPNVIVNPTDKNKWSYYGTTDWLHEVYQKSAPAYNANVSISRGDEKLNYYFSADYYSQDGMLRYNPDKYDRYNLRAKATYTFNDRIKIGSNTMYTNTTYAQPSSTMDYLFFHNSNRTPSLSVPRNPDGTWTSDGAALLGNLQSGGRSKDTWSEFMTTLNAEVGIIKDMWTLKGDATFRRGNQTGNTYVLPVAYRNGPDQPFLYTNGNKSSASNLSSDIKYNVYNIYTDFHKTFNKKHYLGALAGFNQEYHYYNQFTVKRLDLISTQYPTSQLATGTITQKQQIEDWAVRGIYYRLNYIFDDKYIAEVNGRNDGSSRFRTDHRWGFFPSGSLAWVVSKENFFQGIKNRLGIDMLKVRGSYGSLGDQQWDAYGYMELMTSNNINSVLNGQIPIGVFSPSPVTATYSWQTVKTVNGGIDISLLKEKLSFSYDRYTRYTNGMFAKSQELPAVFGATPPKTNSADLKTRGWEMTLFWRDQFKIGKDDFSYGVKLLLADSRSFITRFTNPTGTLANYDHSDPKKRNYYNGQEIGEIWGLETEGFFQNADELKNHANQSKVGSDDQQYLFYVGDLKFKDLNGDGVIDYGDNTVSNPGDRRIIGNSAPRLPYSIDLTASYKGFDFRALIQGIGKRDWYPNPGNHYFWGVYSQPWTNVQVHNMDRWTPETPNGYFPRLKSYIAEDATELGAPQTRYLQNAAYTRLKNVTLGYTLPKSLTGRAKITRLRVYVAAENIFTISHLKANIDPEGLDGSVYPYQKTYSCGLNLNF; this is encoded by the coding sequence ATGAAACTAACCTCCGTATTGCTCTGTGCAGGGTTTTTACAGCTTAGCGCACATGGTTTTTCCCAGGAGCGGCTCACTGTTAATTATAATAATATTAACATTGGAAAGCTCCTGAATGTGATCGGGCAGAAAAGCGACTACACGTTCGTGTACAAAAATGCCAGCATCCCCGACCGGAAGATCTCTATTGCCATGAAGGACGCTCCTGTGCGGGACATCCTGGACAAGGCCCTGGAAGGCACCTCGCTGGGATACAAGATCATGAAAGATAACCTGATCGTGATCCTGGAAGCCGGTGAAACAGTACAGAACGTTCCCATCAAAGGACGTATCACCGACGAAGCCGGTAACCCGCTGATTGGTGTGACCGTGTTGGTAAAAGGCACTACCACCGGCGCTAAAACCGATGCCGATGGCCGGTTTAAAATGGAAGTCCCCGAAAATGCCATTATCGAATTCTCCTATGTAGGCTATGAGCCGTTACAGATGAAAGCCAAAGAAGGCGCTACTTTCAACCTCGCGCTGAAAGCCAATTCCAGCGGCCTGAACGAAGTAGTGGTAGTCGGTTACGGCAAACAGAAAAGAATAAACCTCAGTGGCGCGGTAGACGCTATTTCCGGCAAGGAACTGGAGAGCCGCCCCATCGCCAATATCAACAACGGTTTACAAGGCCTGCTGCCCAACCTGAACATCACCAACGATAACGGCCGTGTGTCGTCCGCTTCCAAGTTCAATATCCGCGGCGTGACCTCCATCAACAGCGGTGATCCGTTCATCCTGGTTGACAATATTCCTTTTACCAATGAAGAAGTGTCCCGCCTGAACCCTGCCGACGTAGAAAGCGTGACTGTCCTCAAAGACGCCGCTTCCGCCGCTATCTATGGCGCCCGTGCCGCCTTCGGCGTGGTGCTCATTACCACCAAATCCGGTAAAGACGGCCGCCTCCTCGTGAATGCCAATACCAACTACGCCGTGCGTACCCTCGGACTGGTGCCTAAAATAGTGACCGATCCGCTCACCACCATGGAGTACAAACACGATGCGGCCACCCCGTTGTACGACCTGTACCCCGCTGCTGAAAGAGCTTATGCCCAGAGACTGAAAGACGATCCATCCCTGCCTAACGTTATTGTCAACCCAACCGATAAAAACAAGTGGAGCTATTACGGTACTACCGACTGGCTGCATGAGGTTTACCAGAAATCAGCTCCGGCTTATAATGCCAACGTCAGCATCTCCCGCGGTGATGAGAAACTGAACTATTATTTCTCTGCTGATTATTATTCACAGGATGGTATGCTGCGCTATAATCCGGACAAATATGACCGTTATAACCTGCGCGCCAAAGCCACCTACACTTTTAATGACCGCATCAAAATAGGTAGCAATACCATGTACACCAATACGACGTACGCACAACCGTCAAGTACCATGGATTACCTGTTTTTCCATAACTCTAACCGTACGCCTTCTCTCAGCGTGCCCCGTAATCCGGATGGCACCTGGACTTCCGATGGCGCCGCCCTGTTGGGCAACCTGCAAAGCGGTGGCCGCTCCAAAGATACCTGGAGCGAATTTATGACCACCCTCAATGCTGAAGTGGGTATTATCAAAGACATGTGGACCCTCAAAGGCGACGCTACTTTCCGCAGAGGCAACCAGACAGGCAACACCTACGTGCTGCCTGTGGCTTACCGCAACGGCCCCGATCAGCCTTTCCTGTACACCAACGGCAACAAATCGTCTGCCTCTAATCTCAGCTCGGATATAAAGTATAATGTCTATAACATCTATACAGATTTCCACAAAACCTTCAATAAAAAACACTATCTCGGCGCGCTGGCCGGCTTCAACCAGGAGTACCACTATTACAACCAGTTCACGGTTAAAAGACTGGACCTGATCAGCACCCAGTATCCTACTTCACAGCTGGCCACCGGTACTATCACCCAGAAACAGCAGATTGAAGACTGGGCCGTAAGAGGTATCTACTATCGCCTGAATTATATCTTCGATGATAAATACATCGCGGAAGTAAACGGCCGTAATGATGGCTCTTCCCGCTTCCGTACGGACCACCGCTGGGGCTTTTTCCCATCCGGTTCACTCGCATGGGTGGTGTCTAAAGAAAACTTCTTCCAGGGAATTAAAAACCGCCTGGGCATCGATATGCTGAAAGTACGCGGCTCCTACGGTTCCCTCGGTGACCAGCAATGGGACGCCTACGGTTACATGGAACTGATGACCTCCAATAACATCAACTCCGTATTGAACGGACAAATTCCTATCGGTGTGTTCTCTCCGTCGCCTGTAACCGCTACTTACAGCTGGCAGACGGTTAAGACTGTCAACGGCGGTATCGATATCTCGCTGCTGAAAGAAAAATTATCGTTCAGCTATGACCGTTATACCCGATATACAAATGGTATGTTCGCCAAAAGCCAGGAACTGCCTGCTGTTTTCGGTGCCACGCCTCCTAAAACCAATTCTGCTGACCTGAAAACAAGAGGATGGGAGATGACCCTGTTCTGGAGAGACCAGTTTAAAATCGGTAAAGATGATTTCAGCTATGGGGTGAAACTCCTCCTGGCCGACAGCCGGTCTTTCATTACCCGTTTTACCAACCCTACCGGAACGCTCGCCAACTACGACCATTCCGATCCTAAAAAGAGAAACTATTATAACGGACAGGAAATCGGCGAAATCTGGGGCCTCGAAACAGAAGGCTTCTTCCAGAACGCAGATGAACTGAAAAATCACGCTAACCAGTCCAAAGTAGGTTCCGATGACCAGCAGTACCTGTTTTACGTAGGCGACCTGAAGTTCAAAGACCTTAACGGCGACGGTGTGATCGACTACGGAGACAACACCGTTTCCAACCCGGGCGACCGCCGCATCATCGGCAACAGCGCTCCGCGTCTGCCTTACAGCATTGACCTGACGGCTTCCTACAAAGGCTTCGATTTCCGTGCGCTGATACAGGGCATCGGTAAAAGAGACTGGTATCCTAACCCGGGCAACCACTACTTCTGGGGCGTGTATTCACAACCATGGACTAACGTACAGGTGCATAACATGGACAGATGGACGCCGGAAACACCCAACGGTTACTTCCCCCGCCTGAAATCCTACATCGCAGAAGATGCTACCGAGCTGGGCGCACCACAGACAAGATACCTGCAGAACGCGGCTTATACCCGCCTGAAAAACGTAACACTGGGTTATACTTTGCCTAAATCCCTTACCGGAAGAGCGAAAATCACCCGTTTACGTGTATACGTGGCAGCAGAAAATATCTTCACCATCTCCCACCTGAAAGCCAACATTGATCCGGAAGGCCTGGACGGGTCGGTATATCCTTATCAGAAAACTTATTCGTGCGGATTGAACCTGAACTTTTAA
- a CDS encoding RagB/SusD family nutrient uptake outer membrane protein has translation MKNKRLIIPFIILGCAAVSCNKDFLQRMPQTEIAPEAYFKTPGDLQTYVNGLYDDNLSAPYDDNNSDNVSGTTGSEMDKLVHGTLDPTTVDGWNNWNVLRNINYLLDNVYKTQGDAVEIKHYTGVARYFRARFYAEMIARYSDVPFYGHVMTDIDPEIYKGRDPRANVADSVLADLQFAVDNIKADTKDNGTLVNKYTALALMSRYCLFEGTFRRYHPELKLQTTADVWLKKAVWASEQIMASARYDIYNTGKGGADYRALFASTTLAGNKEAIQWRDYPQSLGKGNNTHSVLGWTWSLSQSLVYSYLMKDGTAFTSQPGYDKMDYTTTFKNRDPRLAETVAYPGFSTTQDNNPYIAKPNLGGYDQLKFYPRDPKQRQGWDANYTALPVYRYAEVLLNYAEAKAELLDLSQADLDNSVNLLRRRVQMPDLSLVTANGNPDQVMSNQYNVTSANKGVILEIRRERRVEMACEGQRLNDINRWAAGSRVKEAPAGMYVAGMGGIDMTGDGVADIAILPNPNDSSAIAGLPADVKIRLSRFYLADKNGGLNNFYLENGTSGHILFATDRAGRTFTEPKFYYRPIPKQQLVLNSKLQQIMGW, from the coding sequence ATGAAAAACAAGAGGCTTATTATACCATTCATCATACTGGGTTGTGCGGCTGTTTCCTGTAACAAGGATTTCCTGCAAAGGATGCCACAGACGGAGATTGCGCCGGAGGCCTATTTTAAAACGCCAGGCGACCTGCAGACTTACGTAAATGGTTTGTACGACGACAACCTGTCTGCTCCCTATGATGACAATAACTCCGATAACGTATCCGGTACCACCGGCAGCGAAATGGACAAGCTGGTACATGGTACGCTGGACCCAACCACAGTAGACGGCTGGAACAACTGGAATGTGCTGCGTAATATCAACTACCTGCTGGACAACGTATACAAAACGCAGGGCGATGCCGTGGAAATCAAGCATTACACAGGTGTGGCGCGTTATTTCCGTGCCCGCTTTTATGCAGAGATGATCGCCCGTTACTCCGATGTGCCGTTTTATGGACACGTGATGACCGATATCGATCCGGAGATCTACAAAGGCCGCGACCCACGTGCTAACGTAGCTGATTCTGTACTGGCCGACCTGCAATTTGCCGTAGACAATATCAAAGCTGACACCAAAGACAACGGCACGCTGGTGAACAAGTACACCGCGCTGGCGCTGATGTCGCGATACTGCCTGTTTGAAGGTACTTTCCGTCGTTATCATCCTGAGCTGAAATTGCAGACTACCGCTGACGTATGGCTGAAAAAGGCCGTATGGGCTTCTGAGCAGATCATGGCCAGCGCCCGTTATGATATCTACAATACCGGCAAAGGCGGCGCTGATTACCGCGCACTGTTTGCAAGCACCACGTTGGCTGGTAACAAGGAAGCCATCCAGTGGCGTGACTATCCGCAGAGCCTTGGTAAAGGAAACAACACCCACAGCGTACTGGGCTGGACATGGTCACTCAGCCAAAGCCTGGTATACAGTTACCTGATGAAAGATGGTACAGCCTTCACTTCCCAGCCGGGTTATGACAAGATGGACTATACCACCACCTTTAAGAACCGTGACCCCCGTCTGGCTGAAACAGTGGCGTACCCTGGGTTTAGCACTACACAGGACAATAACCCGTACATCGCCAAGCCTAACCTCGGCGGGTATGACCAGCTGAAGTTCTATCCGCGCGATCCCAAACAACGCCAGGGATGGGACGCCAACTACACCGCGTTGCCGGTATACCGCTATGCAGAAGTGTTACTGAACTATGCTGAAGCAAAAGCGGAGCTGCTGGACCTGTCTCAGGCCGACCTGGACAACTCCGTGAACCTGTTGCGCCGTCGCGTGCAGATGCCCGACCTGAGCCTTGTGACTGCCAATGGCAATCCTGACCAGGTAATGAGCAATCAGTATAACGTGACCAGCGCCAACAAAGGCGTGATCCTCGAAATCCGCCGTGAGCGCCGCGTTGAGATGGCCTGCGAAGGGCAGCGCCTCAACGACATCAATCGCTGGGCTGCCGGCAGCCGCGTCAAAGAAGCGCCGGCTGGCATGTATGTGGCCGGCATGGGGGGCATCGATATGACAGGCGACGGTGTTGCTGATATCGCTATCCTGCCTAATCCCAATGACAGTTCTGCTATCGCCGGCCTGCCTGCTGATGTGAAAATCCGGCTGAGCCGTTTTTATTTGGCAGACAAAAACGGTGGCCTGAATAACTTCTACCTGGAGAATGGTACCAGCGGTCATATACTGTTTGCTACAGACCGCGCCGGACGCACCTTTACAGAACCTAAGTTTTATTATCGCCCGATCCCTAAACAGCAGCTGGTACTAAACAGCAAGTTGCAACAGATCATGGGCTGGTAA
- a CDS encoding PQQ-binding-like beta-propeller repeat protein — protein MKKILFAFLSCCTLHTAMAQRFTGTVFLDGNANGKQDATEAGVAGVSVSDGLSVTTTGKDGRFQLPGHARARFLFITTPSGYQTTREFYIHTDSSRTAYDFGLQARSKAVAGKARFVRLADTETTQFNAWMTEAKEYARNEDADFMIHTGDICYEKGMAFHAQHVNSRTMGLPVYYCIGNHDLVKGPYGEALYESLFGPVFYSFESGPAHFIVTPMRYGDYQPSYTPEDVVKWLKNDLAHTDPAKPVIVFNHDLLTYDTLFALRAGNDSINLNEHNLKAWIYGHWHINFARTHGNTGIRSLCAAPPPDGGIDNAASNFDVVDIDKNGISLVQRRYTYVENQLVLVSPTINGTAFDQDKMVVSVNAYHTASPVKTVRFRMFDKNGNLLKELPLQQQTDWNWRATAAIPVAAKNDVYTATVEATLGTGRMLFVRDTFRLTKTVLPAAKSAEWPEALQNAQRTGITGLSDAGTLSLKWTANIGGNIWKSSPICAEGKIFVGTIDDEGNHHCHITALDANTGGLLWQFPTGNSIKHSMSYSSGVLLATDAEGVTYALEAATGKLRWKHRGNQQSLPGYNSGGVAQDGVYYTGAANNLQALDIRNGQVKWTNRDWTGGEGTPASMALRNGQLITGSNWNHLYAHDAATGRVQWKRSDEGLRFRSGTPAFFDDKLYVHGINKLHVLEPATGKTIDSIPVTAELKTMTAPLVTSQYIITCTASGGMMAFDKKTKAQVWQFVPGEALFYTAPYTTPSSATIESTPLLAGNSLLVGASDGFVYAVDLASGKMLRRIATGAPVFADMAVYNGMLYVADFSGNVNAYAL, from the coding sequence ATGAAAAAGATTTTGTTTGCTTTCCTGTCCTGTTGCACCCTGCATACAGCCATGGCGCAGCGTTTTACGGGAACAGTGTTTCTCGATGGCAATGCCAACGGCAAACAGGACGCTACTGAAGCCGGTGTTGCCGGCGTGAGCGTGTCTGACGGACTTTCTGTGACCACCACCGGCAAAGACGGCCGCTTTCAGCTGCCGGGGCATGCCCGCGCCCGTTTTCTATTTATCACTACGCCTTCCGGTTATCAGACAACACGGGAGTTTTATATTCATACAGACAGCAGCCGTACGGCCTATGACTTCGGCTTACAGGCCCGCAGCAAGGCCGTTGCCGGTAAAGCCAGGTTTGTAAGGCTGGCCGATACCGAAACAACACAGTTCAACGCCTGGATGACCGAAGCCAAAGAATACGCCCGCAACGAAGACGCAGACTTTATGATCCATACCGGTGATATCTGCTATGAGAAAGGCATGGCGTTTCACGCACAACATGTCAACAGCCGTACCATGGGGCTGCCGGTATATTACTGCATCGGCAACCACGATCTCGTTAAAGGCCCTTATGGTGAAGCTTTGTATGAATCCCTCTTCGGGCCGGTGTTTTATTCCTTCGAATCCGGCCCGGCGCACTTTATTGTGACGCCCATGCGTTATGGCGATTACCAGCCTTCCTACACGCCGGAAGATGTGGTGAAGTGGCTGAAGAACGATCTGGCACATACCGATCCGGCTAAACCGGTGATCGTTTTCAACCACGACCTGCTGACCTATGATACGTTGTTTGCCCTGCGGGCGGGCAATGACAGCATCAACCTGAACGAACATAACCTGAAGGCCTGGATATATGGGCACTGGCATATTAATTTTGCCCGTACCCATGGCAATACCGGTATCCGGTCGCTCTGCGCCGCGCCTCCGCCGGATGGCGGTATCGATAATGCAGCTTCCAACTTTGACGTGGTAGACATCGATAAAAACGGTATTTCGTTGGTGCAGCGCCGTTATACCTATGTGGAAAACCAGCTGGTCCTGGTATCTCCAACGATCAACGGTACCGCCTTTGACCAGGATAAAATGGTAGTCAGCGTAAACGCCTATCATACGGCATCGCCGGTGAAGACAGTACGTTTCCGTATGTTCGACAAAAATGGCAACCTGCTGAAAGAACTGCCGTTGCAGCAACAGACAGACTGGAACTGGCGCGCTACCGCCGCAATACCGGTGGCTGCAAAAAATGACGTATATACAGCAACGGTAGAGGCTACCCTCGGCACCGGCCGCATGCTCTTTGTCCGCGATACTTTCCGTTTGACTAAAACAGTCCTTCCCGCCGCTAAAAGCGCGGAATGGCCGGAAGCCTTACAAAATGCGCAACGCACCGGCATCACTGGTCTTTCAGATGCAGGAACGCTCTCTTTGAAATGGACGGCCAACATCGGTGGTAACATCTGGAAATCATCTCCCATATGCGCCGAAGGCAAAATCTTTGTGGGCACCATCGATGACGAAGGCAACCATCATTGTCATATCACGGCGCTGGACGCCAATACCGGCGGCCTGTTATGGCAGTTCCCCACTGGTAATTCCATTAAACACAGCATGAGCTACAGTAGCGGCGTATTACTGGCTACGGATGCAGAAGGCGTTACCTATGCGCTGGAAGCGGCCACCGGAAAACTGCGCTGGAAACATCGGGGCAATCAGCAATCGCTGCCTGGTTATAACTCCGGCGGGGTAGCACAGGACGGTGTGTATTACACCGGTGCGGCCAATAACCTGCAGGCGCTGGATATCCGCAATGGTCAGGTGAAATGGACCAACCGCGACTGGACCGGCGGCGAAGGTACGCCCGCCTCCATGGCATTGCGTAACGGTCAGCTGATCACCGGCTCCAACTGGAACCACCTCTATGCCCACGATGCAGCCACCGGCCGCGTACAATGGAAACGCAGCGATGAAGGCCTTCGCTTCCGCAGCGGCACGCCTGCTTTCTTCGATGACAAATTATACGTACACGGCATCAATAAACTGCATGTGCTGGAACCCGCTACCGGAAAGACTATCGACAGTATTCCGGTGACTGCCGAACTGAAGACCATGACGGCGCCGCTGGTAACATCACAATATATCATTACCTGCACAGCCTCCGGTGGCATGATGGCTTTCGATAAAAAGACGAAGGCGCAGGTATGGCAGTTTGTACCCGGTGAAGCATTGTTCTATACCGCTCCCTATACTACACCTTCTTCCGCCACGATAGAGTCCACGCCGCTGCTGGCCGGCAATAGCCTGCTGGTGGGCGCTTCCGATGGATTTGTATATGCAGTGGACCTCGCGTCAGGAAAGATGTTGCGCCGCATTGCAACAGGAGCGCCTGTCTTCGCCGATATGGCGGTATACAACGGAATGTTGTATGTAGCTGACTTTTCGGGGAATGTGAACGCGTATGCGTTGTAA
- the yiaA gene encoding inner membrane protein YiaA: MKQKPSMAFIATSWVGLLAGVVGYLIGLWNATMQLNEKGYYFTILMYALFAAVSVQKCVRDRLENIPVTDMYYGISWVSMLIAIVLLIIGLWNATLLPSEKGFYAFAFLLSIFGAIAVQKNTRDSQAAAKEARNSDFQ; encoded by the coding sequence ATGAAACAAAAACCATCAATGGCCTTTATCGCCACATCCTGGGTAGGCTTGCTTGCCGGCGTTGTGGGATACCTTATCGGGCTGTGGAACGCCACCATGCAGCTGAATGAAAAAGGTTATTATTTCACCATCCTGATGTATGCGCTTTTTGCGGCGGTGTCTGTGCAGAAGTGCGTACGCGACAGGCTGGAAAACATTCCCGTAACTGATATGTACTACGGCATCAGCTGGGTATCCATGCTGATAGCCATCGTACTGCTGATCATCGGTTTGTGGAATGCCACGCTCCTCCCCAGCGAAAAAGGGTTCTATGCTTTTGCGTTCCTGCTGAGCATTTTCGGCGCCATCGCGGTACAGAAAAACACCCGCGACAGCCAGGCCGCTGCAAAAGAAGCCAGAAACAGCGATTTCCAGTAA
- a CDS encoding NIPSNAP family protein gives MTMPALSAPKTERVYELRSYESPTEQYHVNKVQMFNDGDEIGIFRQLGFNAVFYGAVLSGSRMPNLMYMTTFNNKADRDAHWKSFSADPAWKKLQAMPGYAHNVSKSEITFLRPTDYSDI, from the coding sequence ATGACCATGCCGGCACTGTCTGCTCCCAAAACGGAACGGGTATACGAATTACGCAGTTATGAGAGTCCTACTGAGCAGTATCATGTCAACAAAGTACAGATGTTCAACGACGGCGATGAGATCGGCATTTTCCGGCAGCTGGGCTTCAATGCAGTGTTTTATGGCGCTGTGCTTTCCGGTAGCCGTATGCCCAATCTCATGTATATGACAACGTTCAATAACAAAGCCGATCGTGATGCACACTGGAAATCATTTTCCGCTGACCCGGCCTGGAAAAAATTACAGGCGATGCCGGGTTATGCACACAACGTGTCTAAATCCGAAATCACCTTTTTACGTCCCACAGATTACTCAGATATATAG
- a CDS encoding suppressor of fused domain protein: MPDPVMLLEETNSRNTMYAVVEQDDRVAYFYLYPSELLANKYSPRPCWLRNLKPAPQKKDVQAMEEGMAPMLEARYCNHPEGKAPLDPALIRIVWMEEGDGAALIYDGELMAVIPGWTLYTQERAVSYAADCIDAGEDSLMFPLGTPETNQLHKKVAEATAFWDDWSDETSQTWSILQQQYLDAYEAVLGPTVKYYAIDGGKWPPIGMARFEKDDVVYFVTLGVSIRPMPWVEMLYNDKAAGFRRMELALAVSKKDFDEKTIMNFAGMVSGLADRPWRQVTWLGEGHTITFSELPAPYESMILSSALYTGPAIEMPVMYNDPVNLYWASPITKAERLFAHEQPNGGYVLLEKMINNGINHLIQPRKEVVAG, translated from the coding sequence ATGCCCGATCCGGTTATGTTACTGGAAGAAACCAACAGCCGTAATACTATGTATGCGGTGGTAGAACAGGATGACAGAGTTGCTTATTTTTATCTGTATCCTTCAGAACTGCTGGCCAACAAATATTCGCCGCGGCCCTGCTGGCTGCGCAATCTGAAGCCGGCACCGCAGAAAAAAGATGTACAGGCCATGGAGGAAGGTATGGCCCCCATGCTGGAAGCCCGTTATTGTAACCATCCGGAAGGGAAAGCACCGCTAGACCCCGCCTTGATACGCATCGTATGGATGGAGGAAGGCGACGGCGCCGCGCTGATCTATGACGGTGAGCTGATGGCCGTTATCCCGGGCTGGACGCTGTACACACAGGAACGTGCCGTTAGTTATGCCGCCGACTGCATCGACGCTGGTGAGGACAGCCTCATGTTCCCGCTGGGAACACCGGAAACCAATCAACTGCATAAAAAAGTAGCGGAAGCCACTGCCTTCTGGGACGACTGGTCCGATGAAACCAGCCAGACATGGAGCATCCTGCAACAGCAGTATCTCGATGCCTATGAAGCCGTACTGGGCCCGACTGTAAAATACTATGCCATAGATGGTGGCAAATGGCCTCCTATCGGTATGGCCCGTTTTGAGAAAGATGATGTGGTGTACTTCGTGACACTGGGCGTAAGCATCCGGCCAATGCCATGGGTGGAAATGCTGTACAATGACAAGGCGGCCGGGTTCCGCAGGATGGAGCTGGCGCTGGCCGTCAGCAAAAAAGACTTCGATGAGAAAACGATCATGAATTTTGCAGGCATGGTGTCTGGTCTGGCTGACCGTCCCTGGAGACAGGTCACCTGGCTTGGAGAAGGCCACACCATCACCTTCAGCGAGCTGCCGGCGCCCTACGAAAGCATGATATTGTCTTCGGCGCTGTATACCGGTCCTGCCATCGAAATGCCCGTGATGTACAATGATCCTGTTAACCTTTACTGGGCATCCCCGATCACCAAAGCAGAACGATTGTTTGCTCACGAACAACCCAACGGCGGCTATGTGCTGCTGGAGAAAATGATAAACAACGGTATCAATCACCTTATACAACCCCGGAAGGAGGTAGTGGCCGGTTAA